The following DNA comes from Meiothermus sp..
GATGGGTCTGTCCCTCCAGGGTAACCTGGCTCTCCTGCATGGCCTCGAGCAGGGCCGACTGGGTCTTGGGGGTGGCCCGGTTGAGTTCGTCGGCCAATAGCACACCCGTAAAGATGGGCCCCGGACGGAAGCGAAACTCGCCATTGTGGTAGATGTAAACCCCGGTTAGGTCGCTGGGAAGCAGGTCGGGGGTCATCTGTACACGGCGGAAGGATAGGCCCAGGCTGCGGGCTAAAGCCCGGGCTAGGGTGGTTTTGCCCGTGCCCGGCACATCTTCCAGGAGCAGGTGTCCCCCCGTCAAAAGGGCTGCCAGGGCTTGCTGAATCACCTCGGCTTTGCCCACAATAACCCGCTCTATCTGTTGCTCAATACGCTGGTACCAAGGTGCAATCATAGGGGTGGAAACCTCCGGGTTATCTCCTCGACCAGGCGGCGGGCCTCCTGGCCATGCTCGGGCAATGGTTTACCGCCATAACGTACCCGCTGGTAGAGCTCGAGCAGCCGAATCAGCGCATCTCTGACCTGGGGCTGTCGGGCCAAAACATCCTGCGCAAACCGGGCTGGGCTCGACGAAGGAGGCCTTGGCAAACCCAATTCCTGCATGCGCTCCTCGAAACTTCGGTAGGCCTCACGAATGGGGTCTTGTGGAGCGGTGCGGGGCCTGGGTGGGTGGTGTTTGACCGGGGTCGTGGGCAAATCGAGTTCCTCAGGTCGCTGTAGCTGCCACGCCCAGTACAGCATGCCCAGCAGCAAAAAGAACCCCGCCAAAGCCATCAAGAAAGCCAGCAAATATCCGGTTTCAGTAAAGCCAGGGGGTACACTGCGAGCCTGCCACTCCACCACCGGGGTAGCAGGCAGTCCCTCCCCACGCGGCCAAACCCATCCACCCCCCCAACCACTTCCCCGCAGCCCCGAGAGCAGCAGGGCCCAGGTAAGGGCCACCGCCAGAACCGGCAGCAGAAAAGAGCCCCGGCCCGGCGCACCCTTGGCTCTATTTCCCCAGAAGGTCAGCACCAGCACCAGAGCCACCATCAGAAGCATCGCCAGGTGCAACCCATCCAAGGCCCGGTTCAAAAAAGGTAACCAGGACTCGAGGGGCGAGCCAGCAGGGCGTACCCAGCGCACCGCAGGCCCCGAGGCCTCGGGGGCTTCCCGGATGGCGGGGGCCGAAGGTGTCTCGAGGGGCCGCGTCTGCTCGATTGGAGCTGCAGGGCTTGGCAGCCGCAGTTCCAAATGACCCATCCCAAGCACGAAAAGAGCGCCACAAAGCACCAGGGCCCCAAGGCCTGCCGGGTTCCACCAAAACCCGCGCCCGACGTTTTGGGCTTTGGACCACTCCCAAACCAGCCCCCAGACCAGATGTAACCCCAGCAGCAGAGCAAAAACCAAACCCGAAGGGTAGAAAATCAGCAATCCCAGACCTGGCCATAAAGCCCAGCGCTCCTGCCGCAGCATCTTGCCCACCATCACACCAAATATCCAAAGTAAAGAGGTGGTTTGGAACCAATTATTCCAGGCCTGTTCCCAGGAAGCCGGGGAAGTGAGCAGGTGCAAAAGACCCGGAAAAGCGGAAAACCATAGGAATCCATCCCGGTAATGGCTACGCCACAAAAGCACAAATAGCCCCATTCCCAACAGCAGCCCCAGGCGCAGCTCTGCTGCGGCCACACCCAGTAAAACACCCCCCAACCCCACCACCAGTGCCCACCGAGCCAACAACTCATTTGAAACTGTTTGTCTGGAAACGAAAAAACCCATAGCGGCGGATAAGTGGTTCAAACCTGCACCGAATCCTCAGACTATCTTAGGCCTTGACACGCAAAAAAAAAACAGCTAACCTAGAGCCTGCTAACTAGCTGTTCGTAAAAGCTCCACAGTTTTCGCTGTCATCAGAATCGAAAAAGCCAACCAGTGCCAACCTCGCAAGGTCTCAGCCAGCCGCTCATAGTCTCGCGCCAGCCTGCGAAACCGGGATGTCCAGGCAAACGAACGTTCCACCACCCAACGCTTCGGCAGCAGCACGAATCCTCGTTTGGCCCCTTCCACCTTGACCACACACAGGGCGATGCCTTCCGCCTCTGCCGCTTGTGCCGCTTCCTCCCCAGTGTAACCCTGATCCACAAAGGCCACTTCCACCTGCTCCCCCGTCACTTCCTGCACCTGTTGACTGAGGGCTCCCACCTGGGCCCGTTCCTGTTCACTGGCCGCCGTTACTACCAGGGCCAGCAGATGCCCCAGGGTATCTACCGCCAGGTGAACTTTGCTTCCCTTGCGTCGTTTGTACCCATCGTATCCGGCCCGCTCCCCACTTTGCGGGGTGGACTGTAGGGTGCGAGCATCGTAGATGGCAGCGCTGGGATGGGCGGCTTTGCCCTGGAGCATTCGCAGGGTCATGCGCAGGTCGTGTACCAGGTCTTCGAAGACCCCCCGGTTCATCCAGCGGTAGGCTTGCGCCTGAACGATATGGGGGGGTGGGAAGTCGTGGGGCAGGTAGTCCCACTGAGCACCGGTTCGAACCATCCAGCGCAGGGCGTTGAACACTTCGCGCAGGTCGTACTTGCGCTGGGGTGCTTCCAGCGGGGCGAGGGTCAAATAGGGCAGCACCAGAGCCCATTCCTCATCACGGACGTCCGATGGGTAAGCACGGCGGTTCATGCTCTAAACATAACTGCAGTGCCTGATTTGGGTAAGGTGGTTTGTAGATTCTAACGCACGAAAGGAGAGTTTATGAAGGTTGTCGTTGTTTTGACCTTACTTTCGGTGTTTGCAATTGGGGCCGTGGCTTGGTACAACGCAGCATCCCAGCCCGAGCAAACTGCATGCATGCGCATTCGGGACTGCCACTTCCCCGAAAAAGGCCCTCTTGTCGGCATTCCGACCATCTGGGGCTCCAAAGTGGTAAATATCTGATACCGTTTCCGCTTGAATCCTTCACCGCCATGCGTAGTCAGAGGTGAAGGATTCGAGCCGACCGAAGGGAGTAGGAGGGCATTCCGGCAGTATCGTTTGGACCTTCAAAAGTGAGCGATACCGCCAGAATGCGTATTACAGAAAGTTACTTCCGCAACAGCCGCACCACCTCGACCAGTTGCGCCGGCGTGGGGGGCTCGAGGTCGGCCTGGCACTGGGCCAGGTAGGCCTCCAGGATCTCCTCCCCCACCGATTCCAACGCGCTCTTCACCCCGCTCAACAGGGTGAGAATTTCCCGGCACTCCCGGTCTTCCTCCACCATCTTTTGCAGACCGCGCACCTGACCTTCCAGACGGCGCAACCGGTGGATAATACGGGTTTTTTCGTCCGGGCCAAAGCTGGCGTTGGGGGTGGGTTCAGAAGCGGTGGACATAGCAGATCCTACCGGGTGACGGGGTACCTACGGGACATCCAGGCCTGAATGCCGCCGGTTACCAGGTTTAGGTTCCGGTAGCCTTTGCCCATCAAGTACTGCACCGCCACCGCGCTGCGGTTCTGGGTGTTGCAGTGGATATAGACCGGCCGATCCTTGGGCACGCGGTTCCACCAGCGTTCAATCTCCTGCAGCGGCCAGTTGACCGCGCCCTTCACGTGACCCTGGGCAAACTCCTGGGGCGTACGCACATCAATCACGAACACCTTGGGGTTGGACAAAGCCGCCTTGAGATCGTCTACAGTGACAATCTTAGGCTGGGCCAGCCCCCAGGAGAGCAAGGTCAGGAGCAGAAGGGCTGCTAGCCTCATGCCACCACCCCAGCGCTGGCCTTGATGGCCGCCTCCACGAAGACCCGGTCGGGCTGCCCACCCAGAATGCGCTGCTGGGTCGTGCCGCTGATGATGGTATCGGGCACCCCCGAGATGTTGTAGCGCCTCGAGAGCTGGGGGAACTCGCTGGCTTCTACCCCTTCGGCGATGATATTGGGGTTGTGGTAGGCCAGCTTGTAGGTCGCCAGCACGGCCTGCGGGCAGTAGGGGCAGGTGGGGGTCACGAAGGCCTGCATACGTACCGGCGAGGCAACTTTTTGCAGATCGGCCTGCGACTTTTCACCCAGCTTGCTCTCGCCGGTGCCCAGCATCAGCAAGGTTTCGATCAGGGTGCTGAACTCGTAGCCAGCCGGCAGTCCCAGGAAGCGGATGTTGTTGCGGTTCGAGCCTTTTTCCCGCAGCAGAATGGTGGGTGCATAGCTCAGGCCCAAGGCCTGGGCCTCGGGGTCGGAGTGGATGGAGCGCTGCTCCAGGCTCAGGTGGGGGTTCAGGGCCACCACTTCCTTGAGCAGGCCCAGGGTTTCGTCCTGCAGCCCTACCTCCTGGCCGGGCAGCTCGAGGCCCGAGGTGGTAAAGACCACCACTTCCACGGGGTTCTGGATGGGGGCCAGCATTTCACGCACCTGGGCTTGAATTTTCTCGTCTAAAAACATGATTTCTCCTTTGGCGAGGGGCCACATATACCCCTACCGGTATGTTCAGTATACCCCCAGGGGATATATTTCGCAAGGGTGGTTGACCACTAGACTGAAAAGCATGTGGGGTTGGTTCAAAAATTTGCTGGGTCTGGGGGCCAGGGTGCCCCGGATTAGTGCGCTAGAAGCCCAGGAAAAGCTCAGGGCCGGGGCGCTTCTGATTGACGTGCGCACCCCCCTCGAGCGCAAACTAAGCAAAATACCGGGCTCCCAGGGCCTGCCGCTGGCCGAGCTGCCCAGGCGCTGGGAAAGCCTGCCCAAAGACCGGCCCATCATCTGCTTTTGCGAGAGCGGCAGCCGCAGCCAGCAGGCCGCCGAGTTTCTGGCCGAGAAGGGCCTCGAGGTCTACAACCTGGCCGGGGGAATTTCGGCCTGGCAGGCCGCGGGGTTGCCGGTGAAGAAGGGCGACTTGCAGCGCTAAAGTCCTCAAGCGGTCTTATTGGTGCAGAAAAACCCTACCCTGCTCGAGCGAGCTTTAGAGTGAGACATATGGAAGTATTGCTTTTAGCGTTTATCGCTTTTTTGATTTTATTAGGCTGGGTGTTCTTGGGGAAAAACCGGGATGGCTCCGCCCGATCCGCCTCGATTACTTACACCAAGAAACATGCCCTGCTCAGCCCTGCCGAGCGCTCGTTTTATGGTGTACTTCAACAAGCCGTTGGCAATACTTACCATATTCACGCCAAGGTTCGTCTAGCCGACCTTATCCAACCGGCCTCAAGCCTGTCCCGCTCAGACTGGCGTACAGCGCTCAATCGCATTGACCGCAAGCATCTGGACTTCGTTTTAGTAGATCCCAGCACCACCGAAGTGATGTATGCCATAGAGCTCGACGACAGCAGTCATAGTTCCGACAAACGCGTCCAACGCGACACTTTTGTGAATGCCGCTTTAGAATCAGCAGGTTTGCGCTTAATTCGTGTCCCAGCCAAGAGTGCCTACAGTCTGTCAGAGGTACGAAGTATGCTGGGCTTCGAAGCAAACCCACAATCCTCCGGCACGACAGCACCTGCAACCCCAACCTGCCCTAAGTGTGCTGCCCCAATGGTCAAACGCCAGGCCAGCCGGGGTGAGCACGCAGGTAAGCTCTTCTGGGCTTGTAGTCGCTATCCAGAGTGCAGATCGATTGTATCCATCAATAATTAAACGGCAGTACTGGGGACGGCTTACCCACCTAAAGCTACTACTCCGGCAAGCCCAGTCTTTTTGCCAGCGCCTTTACAGCCTGTTGGGTGGTGGGCGGCCCGTGCCCCACGTAGATCTTCTGGGCCTCGAGGCGGGCGATCTTCCCCACCGTGCGCCGGGCCTGTTGGGTGTCGTGGTTGACCATGGCCGGGGGAACCCAGGGGCCTTTCGCACCTACCCGCAGCGCGTCGGCGGCCAGCAAAACCCCTTCGCGCAGCAGGCCAATCTGACCGGGGGTATGGCCGGGCAGGTGCACCACCTGCCAGCCCATCACTTCCGCGCCTTCTTCAACGGGTGTCAGAGCTTCTCTGGGCACCGGCCGGGGGCTGTTGGCAATCCAGTCACCCAGCCAGGGAATGGGCGGAAAAGGTGGGCGGCGCGCTTCCCCGCTAATGAAGGGGATGTCGAGCGGATGGGCGTAGATGGGCAGCCCGTAGCGCTCCCAGAGCATCCGGGCCCCGCCCACATGGTCGAGGTGGTGGTGGGTGAGCAGCAGGGCCACCGGCCTGCGCCCCCCCAGGTGCCGCAGCAGCCTTTGGTTCTCCTGCGGCATGCCGGAGTCCACCAGCAATAAACCCTCCGGGGTGTCCAGCAAGTACAGGTTGGCGGTCAGCGAAAAAACTTGCATCAAGGCTTTATTGCTTCGCCAATCGTCTGAAGCGAAACCCCCATCTCGGCCAGGGCCGCCCGGATGGCCGCAGCGTCAATGCCGGCCTCGCGGTGCATGCGGGGAATGGAGCCGTGGTCGTAGAAGACATCCGGCAGGCCCAGCACGCGGATATCGGGTTTCAGGCCCAGTTCATTGAGGGCTTCCAGTACCGCGCTGCCAAAGCCCCCCATCTTCTGGTGGTCTTCGGTGGTCACCAGCTTGTAGCCCTCGAGGGCCAGCGCTTCCAGCATCCCCTTGTCCACCGGCTTGAGGAAACGGGCGTTGATGACGCCAATCTCGGGGTGATCCTGGGCGGCCTCGAGGGCATACTTGAGGGTCTTGCCAAAGGCCAGTATATAGGCCCTGGAGCCCTCCTTCAGCACCTCCCAGCGGCCCCACTCGATCTCGGGCCAGGCCCCCTCGGGGACTTTTTCCACGTTGTCGCGGGCGTAGCGGATGGCGATGGGCCCGCCCAGCTCCAGGGCCTTCTTGAGCATGGCCCGAAGCTCCAAAGCATCCTTGGGGGCAGCAATCTGCACGTTGGGCACGGTGCGCAGGTAGGCGATATCGAAAACCCCGTTGTGGGTGGCCCCATCGCCCCCCACAATCCCGGCCCGATCCACCGCAAACACCACCGGCAGGTTCTCGATGGCGATGTCGTGGATGATCTGGTCGTAGGCCCGCTGCATAAAGGTTGAGTAAATAGCCAGCACCGGCTTGAGGCCCCGCAGGGCCATACCCGCCGCCACCGTGGCCGCCACATCCTCGCAGATGCCGGTGTCCAGGTAGCGCTCGGGGTGGGTCTGGGAGTACTTCACCAGCCCCGAACCCTCGCGCATGGCCGGGGTGATAACGAAAAGCCGGGGCTCCTTATGGGCCAGCTCGGTCACCGCGTCGCCGAAGGCCGCCGACCAGGAGTAGCCCTTGCTCACCTTCTCGGGGTTCTGGGGGTTGAAGCCGGGCGGCCCGTGCCAGTAGATGGGGTCTTCCTCGGCCACCCCGTAGCCCTTGCCTTTCTGGGTCACGATGTGCAGCAGGGTGGGGCCGTCGAGTTCTTTAATCTGCTCCAGAATGTGAATCAGGCCCGGCAGGTCGTGCCCGTCCACCGGCCCCACGTAGCGGATGCCCCAGGCGTAGAAGGGGTTCTCCTGGTGCAGCATCAGCTTGGCGGCCTCCTTGGCCCGGTCTACCAGGTTGAAGAGCCGGGGCGAGATGCCCTCCAGAACATGCTTGCCCCACTTCTGGGTGTCCTGTACCCACTTTTTGGTCTGGTACTCCTTGAAGTAGCGGTTCAGAGCCCCCACGTTCTCCGAGATGGACATCTCGTTGTCGTTGAGAACCATCAGCAGCCTGGGCTTACGCTCGCCAATCACATTGAGCGCAGCCAGGGCCATCCCGCCGGTTAGGGCCCCGTCGCCGATGATGCCCACCACGTGGTAGTTTTCGCCCAGGGTATCGCGGGCAATGGCCATGCCCAGGGCATTGGCCAGCGAAGTGGAGGCGTGGCCCACCGTAATCGCGTCGTGCTCGCTCTCCGAGACCTTGGTAAAGCCCGAGATCCCCCCTTCCTGGCGGATGGTATGGATGACTTCCTTGCGCCCGGTCAGAATCTTGTGGGCGTAGGCCTGGTGGCCCACATCGAACAACAGGCGATCCCTGGGCGAGTCGAAGACCCGGTGCAGGGCCACAATCAGCTCCACCGCCCCCAGCGAGGAGGCCAGGTGGCCGCCGTTCTGGGCGCACACCCGGATAATCTCGCTACGCAACTCCTCGGCCAGTTGCAGCAGCTCTTCTTGCGAGAGGGTTTTTAGGTCTTGCGGTTGGTTGACCTTTTGCAGAATCACATATGCCTCCCAAAACGACCCGGTGATAACCCGACTGTCGCGCGTATCCTGTTCACAACTCTAGGGGTTTGTGGGCCGCTTGCAGTACCCCAGGGAACAAAGGGCCGTGCCCGTTGGTTGGCGATTGGTCTATTTGAAGTTGCGGTCAATCAGCGAAAGCCCACCCTGGTCGCTGAAGTTCACCGAGCTGTAGATCTCGCCCACCCCAGGGTAAAACCAGATCTCGAAGCCCTCCCGCAGGCTGGGGTTTCGGGGGTCGCGCACCTCCCAGGCGATGCGGAACACCTCGAAGCTGCCCGCCGGTACGGTCACGTTGGACTTGCCCAGCACCGTGTAGGTGTAGTCCAGCACCCGGTCGCTCACCCGGGTCACGTTGTTGCCGGTGCGCAGCTCGATGACCTCGCGGGTCTGGCCGCCCCAGCGCGCCCCTGCCACCAGGCTGGCCTGGGGCGGGTATTCCTGGATGGGGGGGGTGTAGCGGGTCACCTGGAGCCGGTCGAAGTCTTCCATGCCCAGGAGCCGCACCCCGCTGGCGTCCACCTGGCGGTAGTAGGAGCGCTCGAGGCCCCGTCCGCTCAGGCGGTAGCGGATGGCCGGCTGGCCCTCAAAGGTGGTGGGGCCCAGCACCGATAAACGCACCGGCGGGTCGCCCAGGGAAGCCCGGGGCGGGAGGTAGACCCAGTCCAGCCCCGGCTGGGAAGGGTAAAAACCCACCGGGCCCTGAATGAGGGCGGTATTGGTCTGGGGTTCGGTGGCGCGGGGTGCACAGGCCCCCAGCAGCAGCAGTAGTAGCAGGGCAATTCGTCGCATCGCCCCAATTTACCCTCGGGTGGGGTGGGGTGGATGTAAAACCTCGCGCAATTCGATTAAGAGCTGCGGCAGCTCGGCCAGGGCCGGGGGCTCTTCGGAACCCGAGACCAGCAACAGCTCGGCCCCCAGGCGCTCGAGGTACTCCACACCCCGCTCAAAGCCCCGCATAAGCTCGTGGTGGCGCACCAGCAGGCGGTCGCGGGTGGGGCCTTCGGTGCTGGGCTTGGCTAAAAAACGCTCGAGCTCAGCCAGTTGCGGCAGCAGCTTACGCAGGTCTCGCCCGTACTGCTGGGCCGGTTTGAGCGCATCGTGCAGATGGGGCAGCCGCCCCCCCAGCCGCCCAATCTCGGCCAGGGCGGCCTCCAGCCGGTGGGCCTGCTCTTCTTGCGCGGGTGGCAGGTTCCGGCTGGCCCCAAACACCCAGACCAAAAGCCCCACCGCCAGCAACAAGAGCATCAGCTCCAACAGGGCAATACCGGCCATGTTGCCTTAAGGATACGCTATAGGTATGCCCTGGCAGTACGTACCCCTGCTGCACCACCTGGAGGAGCTCTATCGGAAGCCTCGAGACCCCACGCGCTTCCGGGCCTATCTAGCCAAGGTATTGAACGCCCAGGGCGACGACGTGGAGCTGGTGCCCCTGATTGCCGCCAACCCCATGGCCAAAGAACACGCACTGGCCTATGTGCAGGAACTGCTGGCCTTGCAGGCCGAGGCCCTGGCCCAGTCTGCGATGGAGGAGGCCGCCCAGCAGCTACCCGCAGTTCAGGCCCAGCTCAAGGTTTCGCTCACGGTGCTGGACGATGCCAGGGGCGGCTGGACCCACCGCTACACCACCCAAAAAGGGTTATGGGGGCTGAGCGAGCGGGAGCTGGCCCTCGCCCACCGCTACGGCTGGGTCTCAATTCCTTGCTGGACTTCCGAGAAGCCCTCCCCCGAGTACATCCGCCAGCAGACCCGGCTGCACCTCTATCAAGCAGCTTGGTCGTACCACCAGGCGATACCGAAAACGCTACGAGAAATCCTGGTCTACGAGGGCCAGGCCCTGCGGTTTGCCGGTGCGGTGCAGTGGCTCGACGACGAGGAGCTGGCCTACACGCGGGCGGTGCTCGAGCCCCACCTCGACAGCACCCACTACCCCACCCTGCTGGTAGCCCTCGAGGGCGACCCCGCCGCTCAGGCCCTGGGCTACCCGCCGCTGGGACTCTCACCCAAAGCCGGTCTTGCTTTAGCTTTAGCCGAAGCCACCACCCACAACTCTAGCTAGTCCAAAAGCAATAACCCCCGATTTGCTCGGGGGTTCTGCCTGCTTTCAACTA
Coding sequences within:
- a CDS encoding DUF4129 domain-containing protein, which codes for MARWALVVGLGGVLLGVAAAELRLGLLLGMGLFVLLWRSHYRDGFLWFSAFPGLLHLLTSPASWEQAWNNWFQTTSLLWIFGVMVGKMLRQERWALWPGLGLLIFYPSGLVFALLLGLHLVWGLVWEWSKAQNVGRGFWWNPAGLGALVLCGALFVLGMGHLELRLPSPAAPIEQTRPLETPSAPAIREAPEASGPAVRWVRPAGSPLESWLPFLNRALDGLHLAMLLMVALVLVLTFWGNRAKGAPGRGSFLLPVLAVALTWALLLSGLRGSGWGGGWVWPRGEGLPATPVVEWQARSVPPGFTETGYLLAFLMALAGFFLLLGMLYWAWQLQRPEELDLPTTPVKHHPPRPRTAPQDPIREAYRSFEERMQELGLPRPPSSSPARFAQDVLARQPQVRDALIRLLELYQRVRYGGKPLPEHGQEARRLVEEITRRFPPL
- a CDS encoding IS5 family transposase; translation: MNRRAYPSDVRDEEWALVLPYLTLAPLEAPQRKYDLREVFNALRWMVRTGAQWDYLPHDFPPPHIVQAQAYRWMNRGVFEDLVHDLRMTLRMLQGKAAHPSAAIYDARTLQSTPQSGERAGYDGYKRRKGSKVHLAVDTLGHLLALVVTAASEQERAQVGALSQQVQEVTGEQVEVAFVDQGYTGEEAAQAAEAEGIALCVVKVEGAKRGFVLLPKRWVVERSFAWTSRFRRLARDYERLAETLRGWHWLAFSILMTAKTVELLRTAS
- a CDS encoding metal-sensitive transcriptional regulator, with protein sequence MSTASEPTPNASFGPDEKTRIIHRLRRLEGQVRGLQKMVEEDRECREILTLLSGVKSALESVGEEILEAYLAQCQADLEPPTPAQLVEVVRLLRK
- a CDS encoding rhodanese-like domain-containing protein, which codes for MRLAALLLLTLLSWGLAQPKIVTVDDLKAALSNPKVFVIDVRTPQEFAQGHVKGAVNWPLQEIERWWNRVPKDRPVYIHCNTQNRSAVAVQYLMGKGYRNLNLVTGGIQAWMSRRYPVTR
- a CDS encoding thioredoxin family protein, whose product is MFLDEKIQAQVREMLAPIQNPVEVVVFTTSGLELPGQEVGLQDETLGLLKEVVALNPHLSLEQRSIHSDPEAQALGLSYAPTILLREKGSNRNNIRFLGLPAGYEFSTLIETLLMLGTGESKLGEKSQADLQKVASPVRMQAFVTPTCPYCPQAVLATYKLAYHNPNIIAEGVEASEFPQLSRRYNISGVPDTIISGTTQQRILGGQPDRVFVEAAIKASAGVVA
- a CDS encoding rhodanese-like domain-containing protein — protein: MWGWFKNLLGLGARVPRISALEAQEKLRAGALLIDVRTPLERKLSKIPGSQGLPLAELPRRWESLPKDRPIICFCESGSRSQQAAEFLAEKGLEVYNLAGGISAWQAAGLPVKKGDLQR
- a CDS encoding DUF2726 domain-containing protein — its product is MEVLLLAFIAFLILLGWVFLGKNRDGSARSASITYTKKHALLSPAERSFYGVLQQAVGNTYHIHAKVRLADLIQPASSLSRSDWRTALNRIDRKHLDFVLVDPSTTEVMYAIELDDSSHSSDKRVQRDTFVNAALESAGLRLIRVPAKSAYSLSEVRSMLGFEANPQSSGTTAPATPTCPKCAAPMVKRQASRGEHAGKLFWACSRYPECRSIVSINN
- a CDS encoding MBL fold metallo-hydrolase, which produces MQVFSLTANLYLLDTPEGLLLVDSGMPQENQRLLRHLGGRRPVALLLTHHHLDHVGGARMLWERYGLPIYAHPLDIPFISGEARRPPFPPIPWLGDWIANSPRPVPREALTPVEEGAEVMGWQVVHLPGHTPGQIGLLREGVLLAADALRVGAKGPWVPPAMVNHDTQQARRTVGKIARLEAQKIYVGHGPPTTQQAVKALAKRLGLPE
- the dxs gene encoding 1-deoxy-D-xylulose-5-phosphate synthase: MILQKVNQPQDLKTLSQEELLQLAEELRSEIIRVCAQNGGHLASSLGAVELIVALHRVFDSPRDRLLFDVGHQAYAHKILTGRKEVIHTIRQEGGISGFTKVSESEHDAITVGHASTSLANALGMAIARDTLGENYHVVGIIGDGALTGGMALAALNVIGERKPRLLMVLNDNEMSISENVGALNRYFKEYQTKKWVQDTQKWGKHVLEGISPRLFNLVDRAKEAAKLMLHQENPFYAWGIRYVGPVDGHDLPGLIHILEQIKELDGPTLLHIVTQKGKGYGVAEEDPIYWHGPPGFNPQNPEKVSKGYSWSAAFGDAVTELAHKEPRLFVITPAMREGSGLVKYSQTHPERYLDTGICEDVAATVAAGMALRGLKPVLAIYSTFMQRAYDQIIHDIAIENLPVVFAVDRAGIVGGDGATHNGVFDIAYLRTVPNVQIAAPKDALELRAMLKKALELGGPIAIRYARDNVEKVPEGAWPEIEWGRWEVLKEGSRAYILAFGKTLKYALEAAQDHPEIGVINARFLKPVDKGMLEALALEGYKLVTTEDHQKMGGFGSAVLEALNELGLKPDIRVLGLPDVFYDHGSIPRMHREAGIDAAAIRAALAEMGVSLQTIGEAIKP